The sequence below is a genomic window from Nicotiana tomentosiformis chromosome 6, ASM39032v3, whole genome shotgun sequence.
agggcctgatcaacctggaccctctgctcaagaGTGCGggttgcgggagtctgtgcccctccaccggcctgagatgtagcgggagctatcggaaatagtacAGCCTGAgtcagagtgctgaacatgctcatgaactgatctaaagtctcctagagggctggagtagcaatagggatctccgatgccggccctccagctggagctgctgggggctcctctgacacagctctcgcaggtgctcgggctgcaccacgtggtcgtcCTCTAATCCGACCCCGGCCTCTGACGGCTCTGACAGGGgactcgggtgcctgatcgtcggtcctcccggtacgggtccacaccatatgtgagaaagaataaaatagaattttagaatttttgatgtcaataactcgcacgacaaggagatcaaagaaatatgattgttcttaacagttatatagcctcccgaagataagtacgggcgtctctgcaccgatccacgagactctaataaatcggttTGTGACTCACATACCTATGaagctagagctctgataccaacttgtcacgacccaatttctcctccgtGTGACATTGTGACGGTACTTAGTCTCTacaattaggtaagcctaacattttgcgaaataataaaataaaaatataaatttaaccaactattcaataatacacaacaaatcccaaaatccggaacaacatgaatcacaaactacagaaggaaagatctagtgtctctatacatcagagtctaacaagaaaAAACacataagataatggacatgggaaagagtagaaggggactccgaggtctgcggacgcggcagatataaaTTGAAGTTTCCAAAActatcccggctcactgatagtgcggctcagaaagtgcacctggatctgcacaggaaaaaaaaacatgtgcagagagtagcatgagtacaccacaatggtacccagtaagttccaagcctaacctcggtcgagtagtgacgaggtcaggtcaaggccctaccggagtaaatataataaattaaacagtaaaagatataagtaaaatttacggtaacacaattaaagaaattttcgaaaatttaacagttaagggagccctcgactcagaacaaggtaaacacaatggggaatctcccgggataccgtcccgtagttccgaataaaTATACAGtatagagggatctcccggaatacgttcgtagtcctaaagtaaatatgcagtgctgggggatctcccggaatacgtccatagtcccaaagtaaatatacagtgctgggggatctcccgaaatacgtccgtagtcccaaaataaatatgcaagacagggggatctcccggaatacgcccgtagtcccaatttaaatatgcaacgcaagatgaaatggcaggtaaggtatcaagttatacagtttatacagaacacagataaggaaagtaaGGAATTAACTAAgtatggcgcacagaatgtcaaataggcagttaaaatacgtaagcatgcttctctagtctaagctgaacaattaaacgtattagtgcaatttaataagggaaagacagtttatgatttagaaagaaaaaacgggatttttgcaaaagtagctcgtgtacgtacacgtcacctcacgtacacggcgcccacacctcaattaatatcaaacatcctaaggggaaagtccctaacacaaggttaggcaagtcacttacctcgaaccgctcaaatcaactcgatatcacgttcttgccacgagtatccgactccaaatggcacgaatctattcaaattaattgcataatataaatataactacaagtaactaatttatatattaattcaaagctaaagcatgaaattacgaaaaatgcccaaaaagtctcctcgggcccacgtctcggaatccagtaaaaattataaattatgaacacccattcactcacgagctcactcgaacaaaaattatctaaatccgacgtcaaattcccattcaaatctcagatttttaattggggaaccttttcccccatttccaaacttctatcCTCAAATTCcataattagacgaggaaaacaataatggattaatgaaatatacacgaattagagttaagaattgttacccaCTGATTTCCTCTTCAAAACCCTTGCAAAATCGCCATCTCCCGAGCTAAAATTCAAATtggtaaaaaatgaggaatgaaccctcgaatctgcctcttcaacccagcgatttccgcatttgTGCTcatgggccgcatctgcgctcatggggccgcatctgcggtcacgcacctgcagaaaaaatcatcgcaggtgcgaaggtcacttatccAGGCTGAAACCGCATCTGTGGgaaatttctcgcacctgcggtccaaatcggcgcatctgcgcatttcactaaggcagccaggctccgcacgtgcgggctcgcaggtgcggtcaaacttgcgcacctGCGCTCTATCACCAGCCCCACTAGTTCTGCATCTGCGCACTCTCTCCGCACTTGTGGCTCGCGTACCTCCGGCCTccctaccgcaggtgcgaaacactatAACTAGTaaaggcaccagatttttcctaagtccaaattcattccgttaagcatccgaaatacgtccgaggcccccgggacctcgaccaaacataccaaccaatcctaaaacaccatacgaacttagtcgagccttcagaacaacaccaaaatcatgaattaagcacggattcaagcctaagaatttagaattttttttccaaattctacaaacgatgccgaaccacgtcaaatctagtccgaatgacctcaaattttacacataggtcacaaatgacactacgaacctacaaccactttcagaattctattccgagctcgatatcaaaattttcactatcggccaaatcgctgaaaaactaactttcgtcaatttaagcctaaatctactacagacctccaaaacacattctggacgtgctcctaagctcaaaatcactcaacggagcaaACGGAGTCggcgaaattccattccggatccgtcttcatacagttccgactacggtccaatttctaaggcttagattcacaactagggactaagtgtcccaaaactccctgaattccataaccaatcactccggcaaatcACAAAAGCAGAAACAATGTGGGAAAagtagatattaggggatcggggctctaattctcaaaacaaccggccgggtcgttacagatttacataaaaataatttaagcaattggATTACAACATTTTGAAAGATCAAAAccaactactccctccgtttcaatcaCAGACTTTCACATCATGTACCGCGGCTCTcttgaatttcttgattatcaAATAAATTAGTTAAACCAAATTAGGCAAAGGGAACTTTTTTAACTTTCCTATCCTTTCCTTGTCTTCCTTAGTTTTGAGTCAAAGTATCAGTTTGTCTAAACGTTTGCTAACGGATAAATTCTGGAGAGTGAGCGGCAGGAGGCTCGAAACTCAATAGATAATGGGTCCACCTCTCTACCATTCTCCACTTAAACACCCTTTTACATAAGGCAATATTCGAGTTCGTGACTCCTAAGCCACACACAACACGATGTGCTCTTTACCACTTGCACAAGTAGTAAACTTATTTACAGAAGATAAGACTTCATTTTTCATATTAATTAACATAAACCAGTTTAATTCGGCGAGTTACAGAgtaattaaatagaaattaagaAAATGTAACCCGGCTATTTGCTGGTGGACGGTTGAGCTGCTGAAGCTTGAAAAACCCTAGCTGAGAAAGATTATCAATATAGGATTTTGATAAAGTATGATAATAATATCATAAATGTCCGCTTCTTTATTTTGGAAGAATGCCCCTACTTTTTTTGATGGAGTGCAGGATGAACCCTATCATGTTAATTAGGGTGTGGTTGGACCCTCGCTATGGCTTTCATTTCTCTTCATTTTCTTGCTAGTTTACTCACTGGATAGTACACTTTGACTGGAAACAATGCAAATCGGACGAGAGGGTAAATATCTTGAGTGATCATCCAAGTGGATGTTTATTGTACAAAATTATGGTACTTACGTGGTTTTGACAAGTTAGCATGCCACATCAGCTATCTGGTACCAGAAAACAGTTTATCCGGGAAGTTCGATTTTGTGGTACAGTGTTGAGTTTGATGGTTTTTACATGATAAAATTAAACAGTGACTTGTTCAATGAACATGGATGTAAATCTATAATCACAGTAGATTTACATCAGAGATTCCAACCTTGTCTATCTTCTTGACTAGGTCTGAAGATGACAGCTACATGTATGGCATCATGGCTCCTTGCTGTACTTAAAAAGATTTTAATGTGCAATACCTTTCGGAGGCCAATTCTGCTTCCTGTCAAACTTATCTATGTCAGCCTATTGGTTCCGAATACTTTATAGGTAAGTATTGTTATAAAAGGATGTAAAGAGGTGTGACTGTATATACACCCAGCCATATCAATGGTGTTGGTGCAAATATGCACACCCAATTAAACACCATTCTTTTGTCTAGTCAAACACCTACTTGTTACAGCGAATGCAAGAGAACATCAGTGAAATGGCCAACCTACAGAACACTAGATAGAAGCCCCTTGGTATTTTGTACTAGTTAGGAGTCGGATGAATTTCAATGCATCAGCATCACAGCATGGCAAAAGATTCATATAGCCAACATAACTTGCTATGAAAAGTGACTATAAAGGTAACTGTTCACGGATATCCCAAGTCTGTTACTGAGACAGATTGCTAAAAAGTGATGAAGAAACAAACttcaaaaggaaaaagtagacgaaaatataaaaatggaaaGTATAGAAGAAATATTCAGATTAAAGGTACTAGTCTTTAGATCCACCCACAAAGGTTCACTTTCAGAAGCTAACATAAAATCAAAATTATCCCATTACATCATTTAGCTGAAGGGAGATGAAAATGGAAAAAACTCTCATTCCAGACATCTATCAGCACCACACTCCGAGAGAGGTCCTCATAGAAGCTCATATTGAAGATTTAACGGTACTGCAATAGAGTTGAAGGGAAAAACAATTAGCCTCAAATAGAACAAAGAGAGTAACAGACAACACTAGGACTAAAGATAATACAGACTAAAGCTAAGATGTCTTGCCAATTAAAAGAATGAATATCAATCTGACCTAGAATAAGCAAAAATTTTGTTTCCTATCCAAATAAGCAAGTATAATTGAACTTCGAAAACAGAGTTCATTTGTTTTACCTTGATGAAGCCAATTTCCTTGGCATTGCTGCGGAAGCACTGTCTGCAGCACATGAGTCCATACTTTCTTATAATTGCATGAGGATTACCACAGACACGGCTGCAACATAAACAAAGAATTCCAGATCAACTACTAGACATATGGCAAAAACAAGCAATGATAATCACTTTACACATCTAAGTCACCCACACTGTACATAATGGTAGAACGGAATATGATACTGGCAAGCTTAAAGGTATCTATCCAAATCACAAATGGAATATCTTTCACCACAGACTAATTAGATATACTTTGCAATGACATAGTAATTAGAAATACTTCGCAATGACAAGCAAACAGAGGTCTCATTAAAGTTAACATACAGAAGAACTGAATGGCAGTAATATCCTTTTAGATTGGGATCATAATGTTTGAGCAAATATTAGATTTAATAGTGAAATTTAACATCATA
It includes:
- the LOC104088924 gene encoding small ribosomal subunit protein uS14z/uS14y/uS14x, which gives rise to MGHSNIWNAHPKNYGPGSRTCRVCGNPHAIIRKYGLMCCRQCFRSNAKEIGFIKYR